In the Flagellimonas sp. MMG031 genome, one interval contains:
- a CDS encoding ATP-binding protein, translating into MLYNMSRVQDAYKDYLGGEISAAAAIEIFDELDDDYRLYNTYNMLGILANGLGNSQKAIESYEKARTYLENSDRENKTRLLWQLQNNIANTYQYDGDYEMAKENFQELFTNQKLKEDVPDLYEKVLGSYAFSVLKTEKDTEKAEELLQEAFTINAATGDLYDRARLHYYYSEVLAAKGDTLNAIANANESYNIAKETYNNDRALDALRLLTRLDTVHAASYAEQYYQLNDIVQEEERTKRDKFGRIRMETDDIIEENKILTQEKQIWILSSTLMLLFGVTAFIIISLYISNNRLKFKQRQQESNQEIYNLMLAQQGKLQEGKQMAQKRISEELHDGILGEMLGIRLMLSGLNDREDQASMEQRAMFIEKLQAVEEEIRTISHELNNEAYKKFHNFIVSLEDMISGIEKSSGISCTFDYDKKVPWDNLLGDIKINAFRVVQEALKNCVKHAKSENVSISFQLVDDMLKLNISDDGVGFDPNRAKKGIGLKNIISRVKKIKGKVDFDSKPGHGTIIKIQIPASYVEHTVPKTSIAVNA; encoded by the coding sequence ATGCTATATAATATGTCAAGGGTACAGGATGCCTACAAGGATTATTTGGGCGGTGAAATAAGTGCTGCCGCTGCCATAGAAATCTTTGATGAGCTGGACGATGATTATCGCTTATACAACACCTATAATATGTTGGGCATCTTGGCCAACGGCTTAGGCAATAGCCAAAAAGCGATAGAATCCTATGAAAAAGCCCGCACATATCTTGAAAACTCGGATAGGGAAAACAAAACCCGATTGCTATGGCAACTGCAAAATAATATTGCAAACACCTATCAATATGATGGAGATTATGAAATGGCCAAAGAGAATTTTCAGGAATTATTCACTAATCAAAAATTAAAGGAAGACGTACCAGATTTATATGAAAAGGTATTGGGAAGTTATGCGTTTTCGGTACTCAAAACCGAGAAGGACACTGAAAAGGCCGAGGAATTGTTACAGGAGGCCTTTACCATAAACGCTGCAACTGGTGACCTCTACGACAGGGCCAGGCTGCATTATTACTATTCCGAGGTTTTGGCGGCCAAGGGAGATACCCTCAATGCCATTGCCAATGCCAACGAATCCTACAACATTGCCAAGGAAACCTATAACAATGATCGCGCCTTGGATGCCCTGCGGTTGCTCACCCGGTTGGATACGGTACATGCCGCCTCCTATGCCGAGCAGTACTACCAACTCAACGACATTGTACAGGAAGAGGAACGCACCAAACGGGATAAATTTGGCCGTATCCGCATGGAGACGGACGACATTATCGAAGAGAACAAGATCCTGACGCAGGAAAAGCAGATTTGGATACTATCCTCCACCCTAATGCTATTGTTCGGGGTAACCGCCTTCATCATTATTTCCCTGTATATAAGCAACAACCGCTTAAAGTTTAAACAGCGACAACAGGAAAGCAACCAAGAAATCTACAACCTGATGCTCGCCCAACAAGGAAAATTGCAGGAGGGCAAGCAAATGGCCCAAAAACGAATTTCGGAGGAGCTCCACGATGGCATTCTGGGCGAAATGTTGGGTATCCGGTTGATGTTGAGCGGCCTTAACGATCGCGAGGACCAGGCCTCCATGGAACAAAGGGCCATGTTCATTGAAAAACTTCAGGCCGTTGAGGAGGAAATCCGAACCATTTCCCATGAGCTGAACAATGAAGCCTACAAAAAATTTCATAATTTTATCGTGTCGTTGGAAGACATGATCAGCGGTATCGAAAAGTCATCCGGTATTTCCTGTACCTTCGACTACGACAAAAAGGTACCTTGGGACAATTTGCTGGGCGATATCAAGATCAACGCCTTCAGGGTAGTCCAAGAGGCACTAAAAAACTGTGTGAAACACGCAAAAAGCGAAAACGTGTCCATTTCCTTTCAACTGGTGGACGATATGTTAAAGCTCAATATCTCGGATGATGGTGTTGGCTTTGATCCAAACCGAGCGAAAAAAGGAATTGGCCTGAAGAACATTATATCCAGAGTCAAAAAAATAAAAGGTAAAGTGGATTTTGACAGCAAACCTGGCCACGGAACCATTATAAAAATACAGATACCCGCTTCTTATGTGGAACACACCGTTCCGAAAACATCGATAGCGGTAAACGCATAA
- a CDS encoding response regulator transcription factor, with protein sequence MKTLRILAIDDHEMTMLGYKFILEGIDFDGHKIIVDTATSFEAGKQLIEESAKTFRYDILFLDVQLFAPNEDQPHSGEDLGILARKIVPESKIVFMSSFSDNFRINSILKSVDPDGYLVKTDIDPKTLEDAVRTIMLDPPYYSSKALGAIRKKMANNIDLDEKDKQILYHLSKGTKTKDLEKFIRLSPSSIENRKRHLRTLFGTENENDLALILAAKNKGFI encoded by the coding sequence ATGAAAACACTGAGAATACTAGCCATCGATGATCATGAAATGACCATGCTCGGGTACAAGTTCATACTCGAGGGCATCGATTTTGACGGTCACAAGATCATAGTGGACACCGCAACTTCCTTCGAAGCTGGCAAACAATTGATCGAGGAATCCGCAAAAACCTTTAGGTATGATATCTTGTTTTTGGATGTTCAATTATTTGCCCCTAACGAAGACCAACCGCACAGTGGGGAAGATTTGGGCATCTTGGCCAGAAAGATCGTACCGGAAAGCAAGATTGTTTTTATGTCCTCCTTTAGCGACAACTTTAGGATCAACAGTATTCTTAAGTCCGTAGATCCGGACGGTTATTTGGTAAAAACGGATATTGACCCCAAAACCTTGGAAGATGCCGTGCGGACCATTATGCTGGACCCGCCCTACTACTCTTCCAAAGCGCTTGGCGCCATCAGAAAAAAGATGGCCAACAACATAGATCTTGATGAGAAAGACAAGCAAATCCTTTACCATTTGTCCAAAGGGACCAAAACCAAGGATTTGGAAAAATTCATCAGGCTTTCCCCCTCCTCCATCGAAAACAGAAAACGTCATTTAAGAACCTTGTTCGGTACAGAAAACGAGAACGATTTGGCGTTGATATTGGCAGCAAAAAACAAAGGCTTTATTTGA